The following coding sequences lie in one Methanopyrus sp. SNP6 genomic window:
- a CDS encoding DUF128 domain-containing protein produces MNQLDVMILKILAEADRPMGSGRIAELIEERFGEKYSTRSIRYRLQKMEDKGLIRRVRRNDRVVGAEITEWGLTALKIETSSERVGMYLSVIEEMAYRCSFDPDVMKGRVVCNVSVVKREHLDDFLDAVVETYRAGISPSPLVAIKEDLSDHDVEVGEDEVAVLTVCSVTIDGVLINRGIPVTPVCGGLLYLEEGEPLGMQEYIEYEGSTVDPLHVFVAKGMTQVERVLETGTGLVPANVRYVPWAALEDVERVERELEKADIRGIVDVPKVEGEILGIPLPPRSLGIVAYGGLVPVALLEERGISTRTYPTRTLVEYSSLEDARRY; encoded by the coding sequence ATGAACCAGCTGGACGTGATGATCCTCAAGATACTCGCCGAGGCAGATCGACCCATGGGCTCCGGTCGCATCGCCGAGCTCATCGAGGAACGGTTCGGTGAGAAGTACAGCACGCGCTCCATCCGGTACCGCCTCCAGAAGATGGAGGATAAGGGACTAATTCGGAGGGTACGGAGGAACGACAGGGTAGTCGGTGCCGAGATCACCGAATGGGGCCTCACGGCGCTGAAGATCGAGACATCTTCCGAACGCGTGGGCATGTACCTCTCAGTGATCGAAGAGATGGCTTACCGTTGCTCCTTCGATCCCGATGTCATGAAAGGGAGAGTAGTTTGCAACGTCTCCGTAGTGAAGAGGGAACACCTCGACGACTTCCTCGACGCAGTCGTTGAGACGTACCGTGCCGGCATCTCGCCCAGCCCGCTGGTGGCGATTAAAGAGGATCTGTCGGATCACGACGTCGAGGTAGGAGAGGACGAAGTCGCAGTACTCACGGTGTGTTCCGTCACCATCGACGGTGTTCTGATCAACCGGGGTATCCCGGTAACACCCGTCTGCGGAGGCCTGCTTTACCTAGAGGAGGGCGAACCTCTGGGTATGCAGGAGTACATAGAATACGAGGGGTCTACAGTGGATCCTCTCCACGTGTTCGTCGCTAAAGGGATGACTCAGGTCGAACGCGTCCTAGAAACCGGTACCGGGTTGGTCCCCGCCAACGTCAGGTACGTACCGTGGGCGGCGCTGGAGGACGTCGAACGTGTCGAACGCGAGCTCGAGAAAGCCGACATCCGTGGGATCGTAGACGTCCCCAAAGTCGAAGGGGAAATCTTGGGAATCCCACTCCCACCCAGAAGCTTGGGTATCGTGGCGTACGGTGGGCTGGTCCCGGTAGCCCTCCTCGAAGAACGCGGTATCTCGACTCGAACGTATCCCACGCGCACTTTAGTGGAGTATTCCTCGCTAGAAGATGCCCGCCGTTACTAA